A section of the Kribbella sp. HUAS MG21 genome encodes:
- a CDS encoding LuxR C-terminal-related transcriptional regulator, protein MEGEKAAPLRVDAETAIILREAYHKIEALFRSDHYGLYDYVRVVAGKVAHVDAFYVGFLQGSSRVRYPYGYDDGQYVNPDTHIFGPNGQTAWLLKHRQTYRFAYDNGLALHGGVPVGDASRRSEDVVTVPIFRPAKDGPDQLFGMLSMQSYTPRSYGDNAVRAFEWLCEVVERVLTREGEDREALRRLPAGDVGPNLLTSDHVMEYLTHRVASIREIAAEALDEPYVSTALQTHLERIVDATEHIQSELIEMLMETDEGPERRFTSLTKAQQGVALLLADGLDNDQLAVELGVSLNTVKTHLSAILRKYGFRYRAQVADDVRKYLAR, encoded by the coding sequence GTGGAAGGGGAAAAGGCCGCCCCGCTGCGGGTTGACGCGGAGACCGCGATCATTCTGCGCGAGGCCTACCACAAGATCGAGGCACTGTTCCGGTCCGACCATTACGGGCTGTACGACTACGTCCGGGTGGTGGCCGGGAAGGTCGCGCATGTCGACGCCTTCTACGTCGGGTTCCTGCAGGGCAGCAGCCGGGTCCGGTACCCCTACGGGTACGACGACGGGCAGTACGTGAACCCGGACACCCACATCTTCGGGCCGAACGGGCAGACCGCCTGGCTGCTCAAGCACCGGCAGACCTACCGCTTCGCCTACGACAACGGGCTGGCGTTGCATGGCGGCGTACCGGTCGGGGACGCGAGCCGGCGCTCCGAGGACGTCGTCACGGTGCCGATCTTCCGGCCGGCCAAGGACGGGCCCGATCAGCTGTTCGGCATGCTGTCGATGCAGAGTTACACACCGCGGTCGTACGGCGACAACGCGGTGCGGGCGTTCGAGTGGTTGTGCGAGGTGGTGGAGCGGGTGCTGACCCGCGAGGGCGAGGACCGGGAGGCGTTGCGCCGGCTGCCCGCGGGCGACGTCGGGCCGAACCTGCTCACCTCCGACCACGTCATGGAGTACCTGACGCACCGGGTCGCGTCGATCCGGGAGATCGCCGCGGAGGCGCTGGACGAGCCGTATGTCAGCACGGCACTCCAGACACATCTCGAGCGGATCGTCGACGCTACCGAGCACATCCAGTCCGAACTGATCGAGATGCTGATGGAGACCGACGAGGGCCCGGAGCGCCGCTTCACCTCGCTGACCAAGGCGCAGCAGGGTGTCGCGCTGTTGCTCGCCGACGGTCTCGACAACGATCAGCTCGCCGTGGAGCTCGGCGTCAGCCTCAACACCGTCAAGACCCACCTGAGCGCGATCCTGCGCAAGTACGGCTTCCGGTACCGCGCCCAGGTGGCCGACGACGTCCGCAAGTATCTGGCCCGTTAG
- the proS gene encoding proline--tRNA ligase, translating to MTATRSVLASQAADYPRWFQDVIAKAELADNGPVRGTMVVRPYGYGIWELLQEAMNRRIKATGAQNAYFPLLIPESYLHREAEHVEGFSPELAVVTHAGGKQLEEPAVVRPTSETVIGEYLAKWIQSYRDLPLLLNQWANVVRWELRPRLFLRTTEFLWQEGHTAHATADDARAFATRILYDVYRDVMVDLLAIPVVAGRKTRRERFAGAINTMTLEAMTGDGKALQMGTAHELGQNFARAFDISYLSSEGTRELAWTTSWGSTTRLVGGLIMVHGDDAGLRVPPAVAPVQVVVLAVKEEALTAARTIADELTAAGLRVHVDDRVDQPFGRRAVNWELKGVPIRVELGPRDLAADVATVVRRLRATADADAPKTAVPLAELTATVTAAIDADQAHLLTEATARQAGRITAVSTVDEAIEAAASGWATLPYDVVGEQGEDRLGESGVTVRCLQRPDGTLPLNDEEPDLVAYVARSY from the coding sequence ATGACAGCGACCAGATCCGTGCTTGCTTCGCAGGCCGCGGACTACCCCAGATGGTTCCAGGACGTGATCGCCAAGGCCGAGCTCGCCGACAACGGGCCGGTGCGGGGGACCATGGTCGTGCGACCGTACGGGTACGGGATCTGGGAACTGTTGCAGGAGGCAATGAATCGCCGGATCAAGGCGACCGGCGCCCAGAACGCCTACTTCCCGCTGCTGATCCCCGAGAGCTACCTGCACCGCGAGGCCGAGCACGTCGAGGGCTTCAGCCCGGAGCTCGCCGTCGTCACCCACGCCGGCGGCAAGCAGCTCGAGGAGCCCGCGGTCGTCCGCCCCACCTCCGAGACCGTCATCGGCGAGTACCTGGCCAAGTGGATCCAGAGCTACCGCGACCTCCCCCTCCTCCTCAACCAATGGGCGAACGTCGTCCGCTGGGAGCTCCGCCCCCGCCTCTTCCTGCGCACCACCGAATTCCTCTGGCAGGAAGGCCACACCGCCCACGCCACCGCCGACGACGCCCGCGCCTTCGCCACCCGGATCCTGTACGACGTCTACCGCGACGTCATGGTCGACCTGCTCGCGATCCCGGTCGTCGCCGGCCGGAAGACCCGCCGCGAGCGGTTCGCCGGCGCGATCAACACGATGACCCTGGAAGCGATGACCGGCGACGGCAAGGCCCTGCAGATGGGCACCGCCCACGAGCTCGGCCAGAACTTCGCCCGCGCCTTCGACATCTCGTACCTGTCGAGCGAAGGCACCCGCGAGCTCGCCTGGACCACCTCCTGGGGCAGTACGACGCGCCTCGTCGGCGGCCTGATCATGGTGCACGGCGACGACGCCGGCCTCCGCGTCCCGCCCGCGGTCGCTCCGGTGCAGGTCGTCGTACTCGCCGTGAAGGAGGAGGCGCTCACCGCCGCCCGGACGATCGCCGACGAGCTGACCGCCGCGGGGCTGCGGGTCCACGTGGACGACCGCGTCGACCAGCCGTTCGGCCGCCGCGCGGTGAACTGGGAGCTGAAAGGCGTCCCGATCCGCGTCGAACTCGGCCCGCGCGACCTGGCCGCCGACGTCGCCACCGTCGTACGCCGCCTGCGTGCCACGGCCGACGCGGACGCCCCCAAGACAGCGGTCCCGCTCGCCGAGCTCACCGCGACGGTCACGGCGGCGATCGACGCGGACCAGGCGCACCTGTTGACCGAGGCGACCGCTCGTCAGGCCGGCCGGATCACCGCGGTCAGCACGGTGGACGAGGCGATCGAGGCGGCCGCGTCCGGCTGGGCGACGCTGCCGTACGACGTCGTCGGCGAGCAGGGCGAGGACCGCCTGGGCGAGTCGGGCGTCACGGTCCGTTGCCTGCAACGGCCCGACGGCACCCTGCCGTTGAACGACGAGGAACCCGACCTCGTCGCCTATGTGGCTCGCTCCTACTAA
- a CDS encoding NADP-dependent isocitrate dehydrogenase, which produces MTDSTIIYTHTDEAPALATYSFLPVVQAYAGQAGVGVETRDISLAGRILAVFPEYLKEDQRIADALAELGELAKTPAANIIKLPNVSASVPQLKAAIAELQSQGYALPEYPDEPKTDEEREVQARYDKVKGSAVNPVLREGNSDRRAPASVKNYAKTHPHRMGAWTADSKTNVATMGQNDFRSTEKSTVIEADGALRIELVAADGTTTVLRESVPVQAGEIVDASVMHVAALREFLAAQVAQAKADDVLFSVHLKATMMKVSDPIVFGHVVRAFFPKTFAQYGETLAKAGLSPNDGLGAILSGLSELPDGDAIKASFDAELADGPALAMVDSDKDITNLHVPSDVIVDASMPAMIRTSGHMWGPDGQEHDTLAVLPDSSYAGIYQVVLDDCRANGAFDPATMGSVPNVGLMAQKAEEYGSHDKTFEVAAAGTVRLVDGSGNVVLEQAVEAGDIFRACQTKDAPVRDWVKLAVTRARATGDPAVFWLDETRAHDAQIIAKVNEYLGEHDTDGLELKILAPVDAIKLSLERIRRGENTISVTGNVLRDYLTDLFPILELGTSAKMLSIVPLMAGGGLFETGAGGSAPKHVQQLVKENYLRWDSLGEFFALAASFEHLAQATGNARAQVLADTLDRATATFLNEDKSPTRRVGGIDNRGSHFYLSLYWAQELAKQTDDADLAKSFAPLAETLATNEQTIVDELLAVQGTPADLGGYYQPDPTKAAAIMRPSKTWNDALASL; this is translated from the coding sequence GTGACTGACTCGACGATCATCTACACCCACACCGACGAGGCTCCGGCGCTCGCCACGTACTCGTTCCTCCCTGTCGTCCAGGCGTACGCCGGCCAGGCCGGTGTCGGCGTGGAGACCCGGGACATCTCACTGGCCGGACGCATCCTCGCGGTCTTCCCGGAGTACCTGAAGGAGGACCAGCGGATCGCCGACGCGCTGGCCGAGCTCGGCGAGCTGGCCAAGACACCCGCGGCCAACATCATCAAGCTGCCGAACGTCTCGGCCTCGGTCCCGCAGCTGAAGGCCGCGATCGCCGAGCTGCAGTCGCAGGGCTACGCGCTGCCGGAGTACCCGGACGAGCCGAAGACCGACGAGGAGCGCGAGGTCCAGGCCCGCTACGACAAGGTCAAGGGCTCCGCGGTGAACCCGGTCCTGCGCGAGGGCAACTCCGACCGCCGCGCCCCCGCCTCGGTGAAGAACTACGCCAAGACCCACCCGCACCGGATGGGCGCGTGGACCGCCGACTCGAAGACCAACGTCGCCACGATGGGGCAGAACGACTTCCGCTCCACCGAGAAGTCGACCGTGATCGAGGCCGACGGCGCGCTGCGGATCGAGCTGGTCGCCGCCGACGGCACGACCACCGTGCTGCGCGAGTCGGTGCCGGTGCAGGCCGGTGAGATCGTCGACGCGTCGGTGATGCACGTCGCCGCGCTGCGCGAGTTCCTGGCCGCGCAGGTCGCGCAGGCCAAGGCCGACGACGTGCTGTTCTCGGTCCACCTCAAGGCCACGATGATGAAGGTCTCCGACCCGATCGTCTTCGGCCACGTGGTCCGGGCGTTCTTCCCGAAGACGTTCGCGCAGTACGGCGAGACGCTCGCCAAGGCCGGCCTGTCGCCGAACGACGGGCTGGGCGCGATCCTGAGCGGGCTGTCCGAGCTGCCCGACGGCGACGCGATCAAGGCCTCGTTCGACGCGGAGCTCGCCGACGGGCCGGCGCTCGCGATGGTCGACTCCGACAAGGACATCACGAACCTGCACGTCCCGTCGGACGTGATCGTGGACGCGTCGATGCCGGCGATGATCCGCACCTCCGGCCACATGTGGGGCCCGGACGGCCAGGAGCACGACACGCTCGCGGTGCTGCCGGACAGCAGCTACGCGGGGATCTACCAGGTCGTGCTGGACGACTGCCGCGCGAACGGCGCGTTCGACCCGGCCACCATGGGCTCGGTGCCGAACGTCGGGCTGATGGCGCAGAAGGCCGAGGAGTACGGCTCGCACGACAAGACCTTCGAGGTCGCGGCCGCGGGCACCGTCCGGCTGGTCGACGGCTCCGGGAACGTCGTCCTGGAGCAGGCCGTCGAGGCGGGCGACATCTTCCGCGCCTGCCAGACCAAGGACGCCCCGGTCCGGGACTGGGTCAAGCTGGCCGTCACCCGGGCGCGCGCGACCGGTGACCCGGCGGTGTTCTGGCTGGACGAGACCCGGGCGCACGACGCGCAGATCATCGCGAAGGTCAACGAGTACCTCGGCGAGCACGACACCGACGGGCTGGAACTGAAGATCCTGGCGCCGGTGGACGCGATCAAGCTGTCGCTGGAGCGGATCCGGCGCGGCGAGAACACGATCTCGGTGACCGGGAACGTACTGCGTGACTACCTGACCGACCTGTTCCCGATCCTCGAGCTGGGCACCAGCGCGAAGATGCTGTCGATCGTGCCGCTGATGGCGGGCGGCGGGCTGTTCGAGACCGGTGCGGGCGGGTCGGCGCCGAAGCACGTGCAGCAGCTGGTGAAGGAGAACTACCTGCGCTGGGACAGCCTGGGCGAGTTCTTCGCGCTGGCCGCGAGCTTCGAGCACCTGGCGCAGGCGACCGGGAACGCCCGGGCGCAGGTCCTGGCCGACACGCTGGACCGGGCGACCGCCACGTTCCTGAACGAGGACAAGTCCCCGACCCGCCGCGTCGGCGGCATCGACAACCGCGGCAGCCACTTCTACCTGTCCCTCTACTGGGCCCAGGAGCTGGCCAAGCAGACCGACGACGCCGACCTGGCCAAGTCCTTCGCCCCGCTGGCCGAGACGCTGGCCACCAACGAACAAACCATCGTCGACGAACTCCTGGCCGTCCAAGGCACCCCCGCCGACCTGGGCGGCTACTACCAACCCGACCCCACCAAGGCGGCCGCCATCATGCGCCCGTCGAAGACCTGGAACGACGCTCTCGCCTCGCTCTGA
- a CDS encoding pentapeptide repeat-containing protein: MKIATPRLRAQLESTLPAEIEDEERLLDLSLEDVDLSDLEAEHVEIGGCRLTRCTLAGSDLEKLILVDAELTQCDLANSRWSDAALTRVAIAGSRMLGFAAPGANLQHVTVRDTVLDFASFRFAKFVKAELTDCRLQSADFVSADLSGAVFRGCDLSGVEFSQVKAAKAVFVDCVWEGAKGLASLAGATVAASSPIDTLAFTSAVTAAAGITLAHPDDL; the protein is encoded by the coding sequence GTGAAGATCGCCACGCCGCGCCTCCGTGCCCAACTCGAGTCGACGCTGCCCGCGGAGATCGAGGACGAGGAGCGGTTGCTGGACCTGTCGTTGGAGGACGTGGATCTCAGCGACCTGGAGGCCGAGCACGTCGAGATCGGTGGGTGCCGGCTGACCCGCTGCACGCTGGCGGGCTCCGACCTGGAGAAGCTGATCCTCGTCGACGCCGAGCTCACCCAGTGCGACCTCGCGAACTCCCGCTGGTCCGACGCCGCGCTGACCCGGGTCGCGATCGCCGGTTCGCGGATGCTCGGGTTCGCGGCGCCGGGCGCCAACCTGCAGCACGTCACCGTCCGCGACACCGTGCTCGACTTCGCCTCGTTCAGGTTCGCGAAGTTCGTGAAGGCCGAGCTCACCGACTGCCGGCTGCAGAGCGCCGACTTCGTCTCCGCGGACCTGAGCGGCGCGGTGTTCCGCGGCTGCGACCTGTCCGGAGTCGAGTTCTCCCAGGTCAAGGCGGCCAAGGCGGTGTTCGTCGACTGCGTCTGGGAGGGCGCGAAAGGCCTCGCCTCGCTGGCCGGGGCGACCGTGGCTGCGTCCTCCCCCATCGACACCCTCGCCTTCACCAGCGCGGTCACCGCCGCGGCCGGAATCACCCTGGCCCACCCGGACGACCTCTGA
- a CDS encoding ROK family protein, producing the protein MDVAVLEIGGSHVTAALVAPGAWEVTEVDRAKLASQEPPAEVVEQLAEAARKLPLANGLAVALPGPFDFATGVAWYRGQGKFDQLYGFNLGEALSEALGIERLQFMNDAEAFAVGEWTAGEVRGVERCVGVTIGTGIGTAFLAGGRVVREGGTVPPGGELYKTSYAGMPLEDSISARAILRRYAETTGAEAPGVKEIADQARAGDTAAHEVLRACFTDLAAALHPWLERFDVTHTVLGGSISGAFDLVSDVLDFPASATEDTEHSALVGAAAHYLRSV; encoded by the coding sequence ATGGACGTAGCGGTACTGGAGATCGGGGGAAGCCACGTGACGGCGGCCTTGGTGGCGCCGGGGGCGTGGGAGGTGACCGAGGTGGACCGGGCGAAGCTCGCGTCGCAGGAGCCGCCCGCGGAGGTCGTCGAACAGCTTGCGGAGGCCGCGCGGAAGTTGCCGCTGGCAAACGGTCTGGCGGTCGCGCTGCCCGGGCCGTTCGACTTCGCTACCGGTGTCGCCTGGTACCGCGGGCAGGGCAAGTTCGACCAGCTGTACGGGTTCAACCTCGGCGAGGCGCTGAGCGAGGCGCTGGGCATCGAGCGGCTGCAGTTCATGAACGACGCGGAGGCGTTCGCGGTCGGCGAGTGGACTGCGGGCGAGGTGCGCGGCGTCGAGCGCTGCGTGGGCGTCACGATCGGCACCGGCATCGGTACGGCGTTCCTCGCCGGCGGCCGGGTGGTGCGCGAGGGCGGCACGGTCCCGCCGGGCGGCGAGCTGTACAAGACGTCGTACGCCGGGATGCCGCTCGAGGACTCGATCTCCGCCCGCGCGATCCTGCGCCGGTACGCCGAGACGACCGGCGCCGAGGCCCCCGGCGTGAAGGAGATCGCCGACCAGGCGCGCGCCGGCGACACCGCCGCCCACGAGGTGTTGCGGGCCTGCTTCACCGACCTCGCCGCTGCACTGCACCCCTGGCTCGAGCGCTTCGACGTAACCCACACGGTCCTGGGCGGCTCGATCTCGGGCGCCTTCGACCTGGTCTCCGACGTCCTCGACTTCCCCGCCTCCGCGACCGAGGACACCGAGCACTCCGCCCTCGTCGGCGCCGCCGCCCACTACCTGCGCAGCGTCTGA
- a CDS encoding YcnI family protein gives MPKKFVLRAGAIAAASALVAVGAAGPASAHVTVSSPDAKPGGYAKLVFRVPTESDTASTTKLVVSLPKDHPFAHVGAQVKDGWKVEKKEEKLPAAVKVGDVTLTKAITTVTWTATAAGIPPNDFDEFALSVGRLPEGVDALNFPADQTYSDGEVVKWAEPAKDGAEEPEHPAPTLKLAAAITPVAATTPQGTPDNLARWLGGGGLLVGLLGLAFGLRPRRAAVPVEK, from the coding sequence ATGCCCAAGAAATTCGTCCTGCGCGCCGGTGCGATCGCGGCCGCGTCCGCGCTCGTCGCGGTCGGCGCCGCAGGGCCCGCGTCCGCGCACGTCACGGTGTCGTCGCCGGACGCCAAGCCCGGCGGCTACGCGAAACTCGTCTTCCGCGTGCCGACCGAGTCGGACACCGCCAGCACCACCAAGCTCGTCGTCTCGCTGCCCAAGGACCACCCGTTCGCGCACGTCGGTGCGCAGGTGAAGGACGGCTGGAAGGTGGAGAAGAAGGAGGAGAAGCTCCCCGCCGCCGTGAAGGTCGGTGACGTCACGCTGACGAAGGCGATCACCACGGTCACCTGGACCGCGACCGCGGCCGGCATCCCGCCGAACGACTTCGACGAGTTCGCGCTGTCGGTCGGCAGGCTGCCGGAAGGTGTGGACGCGCTGAACTTCCCGGCCGACCAGACCTACAGCGACGGCGAGGTGGTGAAGTGGGCCGAGCCTGCCAAGGACGGCGCCGAGGAGCCCGAGCACCCCGCGCCGACGCTCAAGCTGGCCGCCGCGATCACGCCGGTCGCGGCCACGACACCGCAAGGCACGCCGGACAACCTGGCGCGCTGGCTCGGCGGCGGTGGACTGCTGGTCGGCCTGCTCGGCCTGGCGTTCGGGCTGCGGCCGCGGCGTGCCGCCGTACCCGTGGAGAAGTAG
- a CDS encoding copper resistance protein CopC encodes MRRLIAVLVASLAALVVSTGVAAAHAKLESMTPADGSSMAAPPTKVVLTFNEPVGATGTQVQVKSPNGTNVATGDVQVVDNTVTQPVGAMIEAGKYTVEGRVVSADGHPITISGSFTVTHIGHPATEPAGTPAQQPGDSSNVVTIVAMCLVMLVVVALAVVIVRRRPAA; translated from the coding sequence GTGCGCAGACTGATCGCGGTCCTGGTCGCGTCGCTGGCCGCGCTGGTGGTCTCCACCGGCGTGGCGGCGGCGCACGCCAAGCTCGAGTCGATGACGCCGGCCGACGGTTCCTCGATGGCCGCGCCGCCGACCAAGGTGGTGCTGACCTTCAACGAACCGGTCGGCGCCACCGGGACACAGGTGCAGGTGAAGTCCCCGAACGGCACGAACGTCGCGACCGGCGACGTCCAGGTCGTCGACAACACCGTCACCCAGCCGGTCGGCGCGATGATCGAGGCCGGGAAGTACACGGTCGAGGGCCGCGTGGTGTCCGCGGACGGCCATCCGATCACGATCAGCGGATCGTTCACGGTCACGCACATCGGCCATCCCGCCACGGAGCCGGCCGGCACCCCGGCCCAGCAGCCCGGCGACAGCTCGAACGTCGTCACGATCGTCGCGATGTGCCTGGTCATGCTGGTCGTGGTGGCACTGGCCGTGGTGATCGTCCGCCGTCGCCCCGCGGCATGA
- a CDS encoding CopD family protein: protein MRRPLVLGGTVAVGIVVMVAALLAAGGAPTRPADGLPGAGLSVSWTVPVLRILADGAAVATGGALLAVLLFLPAKDGKLGGKAIRACQDAALAAGIWAVASIGGLIATAAVILGVPLSHLAEHAGPAGQLSQVRALAVAVVLTAVLAVVLSGTTTLRTARLAAVLTVAALVGPLLTGHRAIDRASLWSYLATGSLVVHVVAATAWVGGLAAVLRYARSREAIEIFSTLALVCAVTIGVTGLLTAEIHLDGRGGGWGLVTQWVTTGYGVLLLGKALAFAALVFIGRQHRRSTLPRLTAGDGAVFRRLAVLELLVMAATIGLAVALSRTP, encoded by the coding sequence ATGAGACGCCCGCTCGTCCTCGGCGGAACAGTTGCCGTCGGCATCGTTGTGATGGTGGCGGCGCTGCTGGCCGCGGGCGGCGCTCCGACGCGGCCGGCGGACGGCCTGCCAGGTGCCGGGCTGAGCGTTTCCTGGACGGTTCCGGTACTGCGGATCCTCGCCGACGGCGCCGCGGTGGCGACCGGCGGCGCGCTGCTCGCGGTGCTGCTGTTCCTCCCGGCGAAGGACGGAAAGCTCGGAGGCAAAGCGATCCGCGCCTGCCAGGACGCCGCCCTCGCCGCCGGGATCTGGGCGGTCGCGAGTATCGGCGGGCTGATCGCGACCGCCGCCGTCATCCTCGGCGTCCCGTTGTCCCATCTCGCGGAGCATGCGGGGCCGGCCGGTCAGCTCAGCCAGGTGCGCGCGTTGGCGGTGGCCGTCGTACTCACCGCCGTACTCGCCGTGGTCCTCAGCGGTACGACGACACTGCGCACGGCCCGGTTGGCCGCCGTACTGACGGTCGCGGCGCTCGTCGGACCGTTGCTGACCGGGCACCGCGCGATCGACAGGGCCAGCCTGTGGTCGTACCTCGCGACCGGGTCGCTCGTGGTGCACGTGGTCGCCGCGACGGCCTGGGTCGGTGGTCTGGCCGCCGTACTGCGGTATGCGCGCTCGCGGGAAGCCATCGAGATCTTCAGCACGCTCGCGCTGGTCTGTGCGGTGACGATCGGGGTCACCGGACTGCTCACCGCCGAGATCCACCTCGACGGCCGGGGCGGCGGCTGGGGGCTGGTCACGCAGTGGGTGACGACCGGGTACGGCGTTCTGCTGCTGGGGAAGGCGCTGGCGTTCGCGGCGCTGGTGTTCATCGGGCGGCAGCACCGCCGCAGCACGCTCCCGCGGCTGACGGCCGGCGACGGCGCCGTGTTCCGGCGGCTCGCGGTCCTCGAACTGCTGGTGATGGCGGCCACGATCGGCCTGGCGGTGGCGCTGTCACGCACTCCCTGA
- a CDS encoding MarR family winged helix-turn-helix transcriptional regulator — MEEPRWLDEREARLWQAYRATHRELMRALEARMIANSGLSGADYALLHPLSEAEDGVLRTRDLGRSVGWERSRLSHQVSRMEKRGLVAREECTSDARGSMVRLTPLGRKAIESAAPDHVDAVRTYFFDRLTPAEQSQLTTLLDRIAADLPATCTTPDCDDT, encoded by the coding sequence ATGGAGGAACCGCGGTGGCTCGACGAGCGCGAGGCGCGACTGTGGCAGGCGTACCGCGCCACGCATCGCGAACTGATGCGGGCGCTCGAGGCCCGGATGATCGCGAATTCGGGGCTGTCCGGCGCGGACTACGCCCTGCTGCACCCGCTGTCCGAGGCTGAGGACGGCGTCCTCCGGACCCGCGACCTGGGCCGCTCGGTCGGGTGGGAGCGCAGCCGGCTGTCGCACCAGGTCAGCCGTATGGAGAAGCGCGGCCTGGTCGCCCGCGAGGAGTGCACGTCCGACGCCCGCGGCTCGATGGTCCGCCTCACCCCCCTCGGCCGCAAGGCGATCGAATCCGCCGCGCCCGACCACGTCGACGCCGTCCGCACCTACTTCTTCGACCGCCTCACGCCCGCCGAACAGTCCCAACTGACCACCCTCCTCGACCGCATCGCCGCCGACCTCCCCGCCACCTGCACCACCCCGGACTGCGACGACACCTAG
- a CDS encoding MFS transporter gives MALFGVSVRLSGSSAVSAGQTVNLNVRLLSWFNFFGDFRMYGPIMVIYFAQVTGSYTAAASLLAVKRLSSAAFEVPTGVLSDRLGRRGTMIAGAVVMVAAHLGYAGAAGYGLLLAAVVLEGLATSLWSGNNEALLYDTLLEAGREEEFPRHSGRVNSMFQIALALAAAIGGVVGGVWSLRVVVVLSVVPQVLCVLVALRVREPRVHGPLESNVLAHLGSALRGIRRNPVLRRMTLVSALRYSGESAAQLSPVFVAGLWPLWALGLWRTFGHGVAFVGFRVSGRVIGRVGAARTLLFGELFDNVANLVALVKPTVLSPVLLGSPAYGMSTIAQQTLLQREFTDRERATMGSLASLLGSVLFALVALAAGLVADRWGIVAALLAIQAVVFIALPLAWWVHARALR, from the coding sequence TTGGCGCTGTTCGGCGTCTCCGTTCGCCTTTCCGGGAGTTCTGCTGTGTCCGCTGGTCAAACTGTCAACCTGAATGTCCGCCTGCTGAGCTGGTTCAACTTCTTCGGCGACTTCCGCATGTACGGGCCGATCATGGTCATCTACTTCGCGCAGGTCACCGGCTCGTACACCGCCGCCGCCAGCCTCCTGGCGGTGAAAAGGCTGTCTTCGGCAGCGTTCGAAGTCCCTACCGGGGTGCTCTCCGACCGCCTCGGCCGACGCGGCACGATGATCGCCGGTGCCGTCGTCATGGTGGCCGCCCATCTCGGGTACGCCGGCGCTGCCGGCTACGGCCTGCTCCTGGCAGCTGTCGTGCTGGAGGGATTGGCGACCTCACTCTGGAGCGGCAACAACGAGGCGCTGCTCTACGACACGTTGCTCGAAGCCGGCCGGGAGGAGGAGTTCCCCCGGCACTCGGGCCGGGTGAACTCGATGTTCCAGATCGCGCTCGCACTGGCGGCAGCCATCGGTGGCGTTGTAGGAGGGGTGTGGTCGCTGCGTGTGGTGGTCGTGCTGTCGGTCGTGCCGCAGGTGCTGTGCGTGCTCGTCGCCTTGCGGGTCCGGGAACCGCGGGTGCACGGCCCGCTGGAATCGAACGTGCTGGCGCATCTCGGGTCGGCCCTGCGCGGCATCCGCCGTAATCCGGTGCTCCGCCGGATGACTCTGGTGTCGGCGCTTCGTTACAGCGGCGAAAGCGCGGCCCAACTGTCGCCTGTTTTCGTGGCCGGGTTGTGGCCGCTCTGGGCGCTGGGCCTGTGGCGGACCTTCGGCCATGGCGTGGCCTTCGTCGGGTTCCGCGTCAGCGGTCGGGTGATCGGCCGGGTGGGCGCGGCCCGGACTCTGCTGTTCGGTGAGTTGTTCGACAACGTGGCGAACCTCGTGGCGCTGGTCAAGCCGACGGTACTTTCGCCGGTGCTGCTGGGGTCACCGGCCTACGGCATGTCGACGATCGCCCAGCAGACGTTGCTGCAGCGCGAGTTCACCGACCGGGAACGCGCGACGATGGGTTCGCTGGCGTCGCTGCTCGGCAGTGTGCTCTTCGCGCTCGTCGCCCTGGCAGCCGGCCTGGTGGCAGACCGTTGGGGCATCGTCGCGGCGTTGCTCGCGATCCAGGCGGTGGTGTTCATCGCACTTCCGCTCGCCTGGTGGGTGCATGCGCGCGCTTTGCGCTAG